In a genomic window of Amycolatopsis japonica:
- a CDS encoding right-handed parallel beta-helix repeat-containing protein, translated as MPEIRFFVSPDGSDGWPGTADRPFATPKAAQKAVRAATATMTGDVIVSFTTGVYRLDEPLSFADTQADSGSNGFRVIYQAHGYGTADQAKVELSGGREITGWSTGDDGAWTAPIGDLAPRRLTVDGKPAARAARADGLPGSVTKTATGYVTDSVEPQSWPDPSGLEFVYPGVYPWSEARLAVASISGDASSTTITMAQPAFDNAKSLYDAKWYGAGGDGAWDGLAAPSTLENNLAFLTEPGTFAVRRTDTGDHVLHYRPRPGEKINETSVVAPMLETLISGRGVHDLVLRGFTFTDATWSGPDRTGGYLHYHGNARYERGDFQKIDLGADVGYVHVPAQPVQLPANVSLTSVSRVSLEVNHFTRLGAGGLLIEDATDVRILSNVFDEISGSGIAVHASTRVAVEDNLVHHIGTEYRGSPAVLVVESAETSVAHNEIHDVPHNGIVITGGEYAKGTQVISNLVERSMGKLMDGGGIYLSAPQGSSFAGGALVRGNVIRDVLTSYNFGLYTDYGAVWITVLGNIVHRADTPIVLQVGPPMENVAFIGNFWDALPDGYDTPPETVTVAGNTVLPKESFDEAVRADPAGADILARAGRRGLER; from the coding sequence ATGCCCGAAATCAGGTTCTTCGTATCTCCGGACGGCAGCGACGGCTGGCCTGGCACCGCCGACCGGCCGTTCGCCACGCCGAAAGCCGCCCAGAAGGCGGTCCGCGCCGCGACGGCCACCATGACCGGTGACGTCATCGTTTCCTTCACGACGGGCGTCTACCGACTGGACGAACCCCTTTCCTTCGCCGACACACAAGCCGATTCCGGCTCGAACGGCTTCCGCGTGATCTACCAGGCACACGGCTACGGAACAGCCGACCAGGCAAAGGTCGAACTGAGTGGCGGCCGCGAGATCACCGGCTGGTCGACAGGCGACGACGGCGCCTGGACCGCGCCGATCGGCGACCTGGCACCGCGACGGCTCACCGTCGACGGCAAGCCCGCGGCCCGGGCAGCCCGCGCGGACGGGCTCCCGGGAAGCGTGACGAAAACAGCCACTGGTTACGTCACGGACAGCGTGGAGCCTCAATCGTGGCCGGACCCCTCCGGGCTGGAGTTCGTGTACCCGGGCGTCTATCCGTGGTCCGAAGCCCGGCTCGCGGTCGCGTCCATCTCCGGCGACGCCTCCTCGACCACGATCACGATGGCTCAGCCCGCCTTCGACAACGCCAAATCCCTCTACGACGCCAAGTGGTACGGCGCCGGTGGCGACGGTGCCTGGGACGGCCTCGCCGCGCCGTCCACGCTCGAGAACAACCTGGCCTTCCTGACCGAACCGGGAACCTTCGCCGTCCGCCGCACCGACACAGGCGATCACGTCCTCCACTACCGCCCGCGGCCCGGCGAGAAGATCAACGAGACCAGTGTCGTCGCTCCGATGCTCGAAACGCTCATCAGCGGACGAGGCGTCCACGACCTCGTGCTACGCGGCTTCACCTTCACCGACGCGACCTGGTCCGGTCCCGACCGCACTGGCGGCTACCTGCACTATCACGGCAACGCACGCTACGAACGGGGCGACTTCCAGAAGATCGACCTCGGCGCGGACGTGGGCTACGTCCATGTGCCCGCCCAGCCGGTCCAACTGCCCGCCAACGTCAGCCTCACGTCGGTCAGCCGCGTCTCCCTCGAAGTCAACCACTTCACCCGACTCGGCGCGGGCGGTCTGCTGATCGAGGACGCCACCGACGTGCGGATCCTGTCGAACGTCTTCGACGAGATCTCGGGCAGCGGGATCGCCGTCCACGCGAGCACCCGGGTCGCGGTCGAAGACAACCTCGTCCACCACATCGGCACCGAGTACCGAGGTTCGCCCGCCGTCCTCGTCGTCGAGTCCGCGGAGACCTCCGTGGCACACAACGAGATCCACGACGTCCCGCACAACGGCATCGTGATCACCGGCGGCGAGTACGCCAAGGGCACGCAGGTGATCTCGAACCTCGTCGAGCGCAGCATGGGCAAGCTCATGGACGGCGGCGGGATCTACCTGTCGGCACCACAGGGCTCGTCGTTCGCCGGCGGGGCGCTGGTCCGCGGCAACGTCATCCGCGACGTCCTCACTTCGTACAACTTCGGCCTCTACACCGACTACGGCGCGGTGTGGATCACCGTCCTCGGCAACATCGTCCACCGGGCCGACACCCCGATCGTGCTCCAGGTGGGCCCGCCGATGGAGAACGTCGCCTTCATCGGCAACTTCTGGGACGCCCTGCCCGACGGCTACGACACCCCGCCCGAGACGGTGACCGTGGCCGGGAACACGGTGCTGCCCAAGGAGAGTTTCGACGAGGCAGTCCGGGCGGACCCGGCGGGCGCGGACATCCTCGCGCGGGCGGGCCGCCGAGGTCTGGAACGATGA
- a CDS encoding TetR/AcrR family transcriptional regulator C-terminal domain-containing protein: MAEDDAQPDPERAIELLWGASEPERPGLSLGRIVAAAVEVADAEGLASLSMRKVAERFGTTTMSLYRYVPGKAELVELMRDAVYGEFPMGSSDGLGWRAGLERWARLAWERYHRHPWLVHSAGSRRLPGPNIMAGYDHALDVASRSGLAPAQVIAVVNLVGGFVESAARQAGEAAELQRRTGVTHERWWSERESLFERLDRYPALERLWKAGGMDAPLDAFEFGLRRTLDGVETLVQSQGSEVISDETGGGECVVCGKPLDGGGRGRPRDYCSRACQQRAYRRRQTQSV; the protein is encoded by the coding sequence GTGGCGGAAGACGACGCGCAGCCGGATCCGGAGCGCGCGATCGAACTGCTGTGGGGGGCCTCCGAGCCGGAGCGGCCCGGATTGAGCCTCGGCCGGATCGTCGCGGCGGCCGTCGAGGTCGCGGACGCTGAAGGGCTCGCGTCGCTGTCGATGCGCAAGGTCGCGGAACGGTTCGGCACCACCACCATGTCGCTCTACCGGTACGTCCCCGGCAAGGCGGAACTGGTGGAACTCATGCGGGACGCGGTGTACGGCGAGTTCCCGATGGGGTCTTCGGACGGGCTCGGCTGGCGAGCGGGCCTCGAACGTTGGGCGCGACTGGCCTGGGAGAGGTATCACCGGCATCCGTGGCTGGTCCACAGCGCCGGGTCCCGCCGCCTGCCGGGGCCGAACATCATGGCCGGCTATGACCATGCGCTGGACGTGGCCTCGCGTAGCGGTCTGGCGCCGGCGCAGGTGATCGCGGTGGTGAACCTGGTGGGCGGATTCGTCGAGTCGGCCGCACGTCAGGCGGGGGAGGCCGCGGAACTCCAGCGGCGCACGGGGGTGACCCATGAGCGCTGGTGGAGCGAACGCGAGTCACTCTTCGAGCGTCTGGACCGCTATCCGGCGTTGGAGCGGCTGTGGAAGGCCGGGGGAATGGATGCTCCGCTGGACGCCTTCGAATTCGGGCTGCGGCGAACCCTCGACGGTGTAGAGACGCTCGTCCAAAGCCAGGGGAGTGAGGTAATCAGTGACGAAACCGGGGGAGGGGAGTGCGTCGTCTGCGGTAAGCCGTTGGACGGGGGAGGGCGGGGCCGGCCTCGGGACTACTGCTCGCGGGCGTGCCAGCAACGCGCGTACCGGCGTCGTCAGACTCAAAGTGTATAA
- a CDS encoding SWIM zinc finger family protein, with amino-acid sequence MITEVLLEQLEEDAPTSVLFQGFLEPGAQAAQALLVLGKVARTRFWMPPSMVNRLIAESDPVFTADRTTLRAEAFSPCCGLYARLDLLEAGDLGEGCTNVDLSEATRTVLAGVVAQDPLHLTVRGEGIRLRTLDGQNDESVVPLPDRWVSGFAEVAAVTAGAIEKAELDKAETRNFLRRLPTSVGQSWAVASGRGLRLTSRPGRDSIPATGLHRLRVVEPLVRFAQGLTVYTRPDSEVATWVLRLERARLVVTLSPEPSRGFSGEGGWLNALAAGLDAPELVAGRAGHDVVDGTWFPRELPSGAAPANGRLAKARELLAAGAVRKLPDGGYEITRAASVQRVRLSPAGCTCAWWAKHQENRGPCSHVLAARMSAAES; translated from the coding sequence GTGATCACCGAGGTCTTACTGGAGCAGCTGGAAGAGGACGCCCCGACGTCCGTGCTCTTCCAGGGTTTTCTGGAGCCCGGAGCACAGGCGGCCCAGGCGCTGCTCGTGCTCGGGAAGGTCGCCCGCACCCGGTTCTGGATGCCTCCGTCCATGGTGAACCGGCTGATCGCCGAGTCCGATCCGGTGTTCACCGCGGACCGGACGACGTTGCGCGCGGAGGCTTTCTCGCCGTGCTGTGGCCTGTACGCCAGGCTGGATCTGCTGGAAGCGGGTGACCTCGGCGAGGGTTGCACCAATGTGGACCTGTCCGAGGCGACGCGAACCGTTCTGGCCGGGGTCGTCGCCCAGGATCCGTTGCATTTGACCGTTCGTGGCGAGGGGATCCGGCTCCGCACTCTCGACGGGCAGAACGACGAGTCCGTGGTGCCGCTGCCGGATCGCTGGGTGTCGGGGTTCGCCGAGGTCGCCGCCGTCACGGCGGGAGCGATCGAGAAGGCGGAGCTGGACAAGGCGGAGACACGGAACTTCTTGCGGAGGCTGCCTACGTCGGTCGGCCAGTCGTGGGCGGTGGCGTCGGGCCGTGGGCTCCGCCTGACGTCACGGCCGGGGCGGGATTCGATCCCGGCGACCGGGCTCCATCGGTTGCGGGTCGTCGAGCCGCTCGTCCGGTTCGCTCAGGGGCTGACCGTCTACACGCGACCGGACAGCGAGGTCGCGACCTGGGTGCTGCGGTTGGAGCGAGCGCGGCTCGTCGTCACGTTGTCCCCGGAGCCGTCCCGTGGTTTCTCGGGTGAAGGCGGCTGGCTGAACGCGCTGGCGGCGGGTCTCGATGCGCCGGAACTCGTCGCGGGTCGCGCCGGTCACGACGTCGTCGACGGCACGTGGTTCCCGCGTGAGCTGCCTAGCGGGGCCGCTCCGGCGAACGGCCGGCTGGCGAAAGCCCGTGAGCTGCTCGCTGCCGGAGCCGTCCGGAAGTTGCCGGACGGTGGCTACGAGATCACCCGTGCCGCCTCGGTGCAGCGCGTCCGGCTTTCGCCCGCCGGATGCACGTGTGCATGGTGGGCCAAGCATCAGGAGAACCGAGGGCCTTGTTCGCATGTGCTGGCGGCCCGGATGTCAGCCGCTGAGTCGTGA
- a CDS encoding DUF6493 family protein: MHLDALLTGQPSEVLTRALELSQAERKALVPELLATFKDSREFVEIKPDTYGARNPLRAQQAATALWTALPASDPLLRKLWIASPTILERVLHDRSLTERKTIALRMIGHHTAWETVRRMILDGDLEPIRTPEYHAGWFRWAGRFGGKPLAERLRTEREALTEIWELLTIEGNGDGSFAAFDKYVRDEDKWSTALLELTGTGELDRTRLLDLTLDVLARDFAAFRAQWYAALHEALAPTPDERTAAQHRYARLCGSSLPRTVSFAVKALSLVDKQGTLDDEVALQHLPAAAAGRGAATAKLALKLAGRIADRRPELTDLANEVFEAALTHEASDVRAIATTRLGVTPEAPPVIETAEYPEPTRTPWHQRETLTTPLEIPDTPAAVAEALSSLLADPDQADLLLATLDGAHRVAGELQDALKPLVKRAARIAAQQYSAAVPKMIATLVLGLTGRDVAPLPQVDGWRRPLHHRITALLDGTAVPVSAATHQGGWLDPVVFVARMLEHPDAAEDDVADALLRLAPDTRPAALALATELTGPHADTIRYALGGPPIDDTGWTALAAARARHPESADPAAALRGEPGPPITWTLKAGLTDYGSNTLDIERTPEPAAQEVPWLGTPFENRAPEWLGFTECHEAVSSPYDRDHLEATVAGNLYFNDIEVGYPVEKAALPPFLDSPSVPGIPGTMLLATTLALKRPAAVQLGTDAVLTLLDRRMLGPRALGLALGALGPQLIITRLAPRLSVIANEHPIAVLSTLDTLLPKLEPSHRGIFALLELAADLVDRGAGTISAETKEWLTGFKGSSKAAKAASRLSG; the protein is encoded by the coding sequence GTGCACCTCGACGCGCTCCTCACCGGCCAGCCCTCGGAAGTCCTCACCAGGGCCCTCGAGCTTTCCCAAGCCGAGCGGAAAGCCCTCGTCCCCGAACTCCTGGCCACCTTCAAGGACAGCCGCGAGTTCGTCGAGATCAAGCCCGACACCTACGGCGCCCGCAACCCGCTCAGGGCCCAGCAAGCCGCGACCGCCCTCTGGACCGCCCTCCCCGCGAGCGACCCCCTGCTGCGCAAACTCTGGATCGCCTCGCCCACGATCCTCGAACGCGTCCTCCATGACCGCTCGCTCACCGAACGCAAGACGATCGCGCTGCGCATGATCGGCCACCACACCGCCTGGGAAACCGTCCGCCGCATGATCCTCGACGGCGACCTCGAACCCATCCGGACACCGGAGTACCACGCCGGCTGGTTCCGGTGGGCCGGACGCTTCGGCGGGAAACCACTCGCCGAACGGCTCCGGACCGAACGCGAAGCCCTCACCGAGATCTGGGAACTGCTCACGATCGAAGGCAACGGCGACGGCAGCTTCGCCGCCTTCGACAAGTACGTCCGCGACGAGGACAAATGGTCCACCGCGCTGCTCGAACTCACCGGAACCGGCGAACTCGACCGCACCCGGCTCCTCGACCTCACCCTCGACGTACTCGCCCGCGACTTCGCCGCCTTCCGCGCCCAGTGGTACGCCGCGCTCCACGAAGCGCTCGCCCCCACCCCGGACGAACGCACCGCGGCGCAGCACCGCTATGCCCGGCTGTGCGGAAGCAGCCTCCCCCGCACCGTCTCCTTCGCCGTCAAAGCACTGTCCCTTGTGGACAAACAGGGCACGCTCGACGACGAAGTCGCCCTCCAGCACCTCCCCGCCGCAGCAGCCGGACGCGGCGCCGCCACCGCCAAACTCGCACTCAAACTCGCCGGCCGCATCGCCGACCGGCGACCCGAACTCACCGACCTCGCCAACGAAGTCTTCGAAGCGGCACTCACCCACGAAGCCTCCGACGTCCGCGCCATCGCCACCACCCGGCTCGGTGTCACCCCGGAGGCGCCGCCCGTCATCGAGACCGCCGAGTACCCGGAACCCACCCGAACACCGTGGCACCAGCGCGAAACACTCACCACCCCGCTCGAAATCCCCGACACTCCCGCCGCGGTCGCCGAAGCCCTCTCCTCCCTCCTCGCCGACCCCGACCAGGCCGACCTCCTCCTGGCCACCCTCGACGGCGCCCACCGCGTCGCGGGTGAACTCCAGGACGCCCTCAAACCGCTGGTGAAACGCGCCGCGCGAATCGCCGCCCAGCAGTACAGCGCGGCGGTGCCGAAGATGATCGCCACGCTCGTCCTCGGCCTCACCGGCCGCGACGTCGCCCCTCTACCGCAGGTCGACGGCTGGCGCCGCCCCCTCCACCACCGGATCACCGCCCTCCTCGACGGCACCGCCGTCCCCGTCTCCGCCGCCACCCATCAAGGCGGCTGGCTCGACCCCGTCGTCTTCGTCGCCCGCATGCTCGAACACCCGGACGCGGCGGAGGACGACGTCGCCGACGCACTGCTCCGTCTCGCCCCCGACACAAGGCCCGCGGCCCTCGCGCTCGCCACGGAACTCACCGGACCGCACGCCGACACCATCCGCTACGCCCTCGGCGGGCCGCCCATCGACGACACAGGCTGGACCGCCCTCGCCGCAGCCCGCGCCCGGCACCCCGAATCCGCCGACCCCGCCGCCGCGCTCCGCGGCGAACCCGGACCGCCCATCACCTGGACGCTGAAAGCCGGTCTTACCGACTACGGCTCGAACACACTGGACATCGAACGAACCCCGGAACCCGCCGCGCAGGAGGTTCCCTGGCTGGGCACGCCCTTCGAGAACCGGGCCCCCGAGTGGCTCGGCTTCACTGAATGCCACGAAGCGGTCTCCTCCCCCTACGACCGCGACCACCTCGAAGCCACCGTCGCCGGAAACCTGTACTTCAACGACATCGAAGTCGGCTATCCCGTGGAGAAGGCCGCGCTGCCTCCGTTCCTCGACAGCCCCTCGGTCCCGGGCATCCCCGGCACGATGCTCCTCGCCACCACCCTCGCGCTGAAACGCCCCGCCGCCGTCCAGCTCGGCACGGACGCCGTGCTGACCCTGCTGGACCGTCGGATGCTCGGCCCCCGCGCACTCGGCTTGGCGCTGGGCGCACTCGGCCCGCAGCTCATCATCACGCGACTGGCGCCCCGGCTCTCGGTCATCGCGAACGAACACCCGATCGCCGTACTGTCCACACTGGACACATTGCTGCCGAAGCTGGAGCCCTCACACCGCGGCATCTTCGCGCTGCTGGAACTCGCCGCGGACCTCGTGGACCGCGGCGCGGGCACGATCAGCGCCGAAACGAAGGAGTGGCTCACCGGCTTCAAGGGCAGTTCGAAAGCGGCGAAGGCGGCGTCACGACTCAGCGGCTGA
- a CDS encoding NAD(P)-dependent oxidoreductase, with amino-acid sequence MTTVTVLGLGPMGHALAAAFIAADHPTTVWNRTPGKENGLDAAVAATAAEAITAGPLVIVCVRDYTVARSILDTDALKGRTLVNLSGGSPEQARAMAEWAAGHGIDYLDGVIMATTDAIGGPDAALFFSGPADVYETHRPTLAALGENVLYVGDSPGRAAAFDASLQDMLWTSMSGVIHMFALAKAEGIPAADIAEHAKALLGFFPAMIDLLAEQVTTENYPGDAGTLHATAATMDHILDAIRAQDLDNGVLSAARAEVRRAIDAGHGEDGFGRLAALP; translated from the coding sequence ATGACCACCGTGACCGTCCTCGGACTCGGCCCCATGGGACACGCCCTCGCCGCCGCGTTCATCGCCGCCGACCACCCCACCACCGTCTGGAATCGCACCCCTGGCAAGGAAAACGGCCTCGACGCCGCCGTCGCCGCGACCGCCGCCGAAGCGATCACGGCCGGCCCGCTCGTGATCGTCTGCGTGCGCGACTACACCGTCGCGCGATCGATCCTCGACACCGACGCACTCAAAGGCCGCACCCTGGTGAACCTCAGCGGCGGCTCACCGGAACAGGCCCGCGCGATGGCGGAATGGGCCGCCGGGCACGGCATCGACTACCTCGACGGCGTCATCATGGCGACCACCGACGCCATCGGCGGCCCGGACGCCGCCCTGTTCTTCAGCGGCCCCGCCGACGTCTACGAAACACACCGGCCCACACTGGCCGCGCTCGGCGAGAACGTGCTGTACGTCGGCGACTCCCCCGGCCGGGCCGCCGCCTTCGACGCGTCGTTGCAGGACATGCTCTGGACGTCGATGAGCGGCGTGATCCACATGTTCGCGCTCGCCAAGGCGGAAGGCATCCCCGCCGCCGACATCGCCGAACACGCCAAGGCACTCCTCGGCTTCTTCCCCGCCATGATCGACCTGCTCGCCGAACAGGTCACCACCGAGAACTACCCCGGCGACGCGGGCACCCTCCACGCCACCGCCGCGACGATGGACCACATCCTCGACGCGATCCGCGCGCAAGACCTCGACAACGGCGTCCTGTCCGCCGCCCGCGCCGAAGTGCGGCGAGCCATCGACGCGGGACACGGGGAAGACGGATTCGGCAGGCTCGCCGCACTTCCGTGA
- a CDS encoding MerR family transcriptional regulator has protein sequence MRIGEFARRTGVSERALRYYEEQGLLTPERRPSGYRVYGDADVAAVRRIRILLGAGLNTAQILEILPCIVDEDGWLTPDCPELVEALREQRARIDSAIGELESTRANLDTIIGREKAAVSRGTRPPS, from the coding sequence ATGCGGATCGGGGAATTCGCGCGGCGGACCGGCGTCAGCGAGCGCGCGTTGCGGTACTACGAGGAGCAGGGTCTGCTCACTCCGGAGCGGCGTCCGAGTGGTTATCGCGTCTATGGGGACGCCGACGTGGCGGCGGTGCGGCGGATCAGGATCCTGCTCGGGGCGGGGCTGAACACCGCGCAGATCCTGGAGATCCTGCCCTGCATCGTCGACGAGGACGGCTGGTTGACCCCCGATTGCCCGGAGCTGGTCGAAGCCCTGCGGGAGCAGCGTGCCCGGATCGACAGCGCGATCGGCGAGCTGGAGAGCACGCGCGCGAACCTCGACACGATCATCGGCCGCGAAAAGGCGGCCGTGTCCCGGGGGACACGGCCGCCTTCGTGA
- a CDS encoding malate dehydrogenase — protein sequence MTQAPVNVTVTGAAGQIGYALLFRIASGQLLGPDTPVKLRLLEIPQAVKAAEGTAMELEDGAFPLLSGIDIFDDPKQAFEGANVALLVGARPRAKGMERGDLLEANGGIFKPQGEAINAGAASDIKVLVVGNPANTNALIAQAHAPDVPADRFTAMTRLDHNRALAQLSKKLGVPVTELKKVAIWGNHSATQYPSIAHAEVSGKAATEVITDQAWLTDDFIPTVAKRGAAIIEARGLSSAASAASAAIDHVHTWVNGTPEGDWTSAAVVSDGSYGVPEGLISSFPVTAANGEYKIVQGLEIDDFSRARIDASVNELAEERDAVKKLGLI from the coding sequence ATGACCCAAGCCCCTGTCAACGTCACCGTCACCGGTGCGGCCGGCCAGATCGGCTACGCGCTGCTCTTCCGCATCGCGTCCGGTCAGCTGCTCGGCCCGGACACCCCGGTGAAGCTGCGGCTCCTGGAGATCCCGCAGGCGGTCAAGGCGGCTGAGGGCACCGCGATGGAACTCGAAGACGGCGCGTTCCCGCTCCTGTCGGGCATCGACATCTTCGACGACCCGAAGCAGGCCTTCGAGGGCGCGAACGTCGCCCTGCTCGTCGGCGCCCGTCCCCGCGCGAAGGGCATGGAGCGCGGCGACCTGCTCGAGGCCAACGGTGGCATCTTCAAGCCGCAGGGTGAGGCCATCAACGCCGGCGCGGCGAGCGACATCAAGGTCCTCGTCGTCGGCAACCCGGCCAACACCAACGCCCTCATCGCCCAGGCGCACGCGCCCGACGTCCCGGCCGACCGCTTCACCGCGATGACCCGCCTCGACCACAACCGCGCCCTCGCGCAGCTGTCGAAGAAGCTGGGCGTACCGGTGACCGAGCTGAAGAAGGTCGCGATCTGGGGCAACCACTCCGCGACCCAGTACCCGTCGATCGCGCACGCCGAGGTGTCCGGCAAGGCCGCGACCGAGGTCATCACCGACCAGGCCTGGCTCACCGACGACTTCATCCCGACCGTCGCCAAGCGCGGCGCGGCGATCATCGAGGCCCGCGGCCTGTCCTCCGCGGCGTCGGCCGCCTCCGCGGCGATCGACCACGTCCACACCTGGGTCAACGGCACCCCCGAGGGTGACTGGACCTCGGCGGCGGTCGTGTCCGACGGTTCCTACGGTGTCCCGGAGGGCCTGATCTCCTCGTTCCCGGTCACCGCCGCGAACGGCGAGTACAAGATCGTCCAGGGCCTGGAGATCGACGACTTCTCGCGCGCCCGCATCGACGCTTCGGTCAACGAGCTGGCCGAAGAGCGCGACGCGGTGAAGAAGCTCGGCCTCATCTGA
- a CDS encoding MarR family winged helix-turn-helix transcriptional regulator, with amino-acid sequence MQKPTAAPIGVVLAKTAKSVGRAFDQALAADGGSQPVWQILITLKTRRVANQRELAAAVGIQGATLTHHLNAMESAGLITRRRDPDNRRVHVVELTDEGETVFHRLAKAAIAHDKRILAGFSDEEITTLAGLLSRLAANVAADGIDQENSDWTHPNGDSGQD; translated from the coding sequence GTGCAGAAACCCACCGCGGCACCCATCGGGGTCGTCCTCGCCAAGACCGCCAAGTCCGTCGGGCGTGCCTTCGATCAGGCACTGGCCGCCGACGGCGGCTCACAGCCCGTCTGGCAGATCCTGATCACGCTCAAGACCCGGCGCGTGGCCAACCAGCGAGAGCTCGCGGCCGCGGTCGGCATCCAGGGCGCCACGCTCACCCATCACCTGAACGCCATGGAGAGTGCGGGCTTGATCACCCGGCGGCGCGATCCCGACAACCGGCGGGTGCACGTCGTCGAACTCACCGACGAGGGTGAAACGGTCTTCCACCGGCTGGCGAAGGCGGCGATCGCGCACGACAAACGGATCCTGGCCGGGTTCAGCGACGAAGAGATCACCACGCTGGCCGGGCTGCTCTCGCGACTCGCCGCGAACGTGGCCGCCGACGGCATCGATCAAGAAAACAGTGACTGGACGCACCCGAACGGCGACTCGGGACAGGACTAG
- a CDS encoding nuclear transport factor 2 family protein, producing MRSTENEIRDLGARWADAEVRGDTEALDAMTTADFTLVGPLGFVLGKPQWLQRYRGGDLVTEKLDWTEVDVRDHGTAAVSVGVHTQEGTHQGNRVDGRFRVTHVFVRDDDRWLIAGIHLSPIGGPPPFARPEAPGR from the coding sequence ATGCGCAGTACGGAGAACGAGATCCGCGACCTCGGGGCCCGCTGGGCCGACGCCGAGGTCCGCGGCGACACGGAGGCACTCGACGCGATGACCACCGCCGACTTCACCCTGGTCGGGCCGCTGGGGTTCGTACTCGGGAAACCGCAATGGCTGCAGCGCTACCGCGGCGGCGACCTGGTCACCGAGAAACTCGACTGGACCGAGGTCGACGTCCGCGACCACGGCACGGCCGCCGTGTCCGTCGGCGTGCACACCCAGGAGGGCACGCATCAGGGGAACCGCGTCGACGGCCGGTTCCGCGTCACCCACGTGTTCGTCCGCGACGACGACCGCTGGCTCATCGCCGGCATCCACCTGAGCCCGATCGGCGGGCCGCCCCCCTTCGCTCGCCCCGAAGCCCCCGGAAGATGA
- a CDS encoding LLM class F420-dependent oxidoreductase, whose product MRISVSVTDFSWPGDLVDNLLEIARTADATGLDTLWVADHLLQTAPGSTPDSEMLEAYTTLGFLASATSRIRLGTMVSAATFRAPALLVKAVTTLDVLSRGRAWLGIGAGYQEDEARAMGLSLPPIPERFERLEEALRIAGRMWDGDTSEFVGRHYRLERPVNNPLPVRRPKVLIGGTGPKRTLRLVAQHADACNLFDIPDGGKTVRAQLDVLARHCADVGRPVEEIEKTIATRLAPGESSKDFAGRCDEFASWGLDHVVVITAGAWEPGAVAVLGEAASLLAA is encoded by the coding sequence ATGCGAATCAGCGTCAGCGTCACCGATTTCTCCTGGCCCGGCGATCTGGTCGACAACCTTCTCGAAATCGCCCGGACGGCCGACGCGACCGGGCTCGACACCTTGTGGGTCGCGGACCACCTCCTGCAGACCGCGCCGGGCAGCACGCCGGACTCGGAGATGCTGGAGGCGTACACGACACTGGGCTTCCTCGCCTCGGCGACGTCCCGGATCCGGCTCGGCACCATGGTCAGCGCCGCCACCTTCCGGGCTCCCGCCCTGCTGGTGAAGGCGGTCACGACCCTCGACGTCCTTTCGCGGGGCCGCGCCTGGCTCGGCATCGGCGCCGGCTACCAGGAGGACGAGGCCCGCGCGATGGGACTGTCGCTTCCGCCGATCCCCGAACGGTTCGAACGACTGGAGGAGGCCCTCCGCATCGCCGGCCGGATGTGGGACGGCGACACGTCGGAGTTCGTCGGCAGGCACTACCGACTGGAGCGGCCGGTGAACAACCCTTTGCCGGTGCGGCGGCCGAAGGTGCTCATCGGCGGTACCGGGCCGAAACGGACCCTGCGGCTGGTCGCTCAGCACGCCGACGCCTGCAACCTCTTCGACATCCCCGACGGAGGCAAGACCGTCCGCGCGCAGCTGGACGTCCTCGCCCGGCACTGTGCCGATGTGGGACGGCCCGTCGAGGAGATCGAGAAGACCATCGCGACCCGGCTCGCGCCGGGGGAGTCCTCAAAGGACTTCGCCGGCCGGTGCGACGAGTTCGCGTCCTGGGGGCTGGACCACGTCGTGGTGATCACCGCCGGCGCTTGGGAACCCGGCGCGGTGGCCGTGCTCGGTGAAGCCGCGAGCCTGCTGGCAGCCTGA